In a single window of the Leptospira johnsonii genome:
- a CDS encoding STAS domain-containing protein: MNRKNKIKIKGELRARKLAAIRSRLIPYTDTDLSLDLSEISEFDTSSLQFLLSIQKELEAKGSTLVVVSPSESVERIVRFYNKDFLLGSRISTNEGINHGS; encoded by the coding sequence ATGAACCGTAAAAATAAAATCAAAATTAAGGGAGAATTGAGAGCCCGTAAGTTAGCGGCAATACGCTCCCGGCTTATACCGTACACTGACACCGATCTTAGTTTGGATCTTTCAGAAATAAGCGAGTTCGACACATCCTCTTTACAATTTTTACTTTCTATCCAAAAGGAACTAGAAGCAAAGGGAAGCACACTGGTTGTAGTTTCCCCTTCGGAATCCGTGGAAAGAATAGTAAGATTTTATAATAAAGACTTTCTATTAGGATCTCGCATTTCAACGAACGAAGGAATAAATCATGGATCCTAG